One window from the genome of Dyadobacter sp. CECT 9275 encodes:
- a CDS encoding prenyltransferase/squalene oxidase repeat-containing protein, with protein MKKEYAATLLQLSGTLLALQTDEKEPANCGALVCKSCHVLHTRAAEAVYPFAVSYMITGEQRYLKAARNAASWLISQQQPDGSWKETPEEWTGTTTDQLLMLLLAYDAISGELTEHEKTSWNTAMVKAADYLYKVMKPEFASINYVATTTVTLAKAHRLTGTERYLTRARELARRTVSKMDEKGFINGEGGRGVGAKLGIDLGYEMEMSLWGLGLYAKTTGDTLVSNRVRDALKTHLSFIYPDGSMDNSWGIRSNKWTMYGGATSDGCQALFALYADEDQRYASASYKNLLFLRSNILPGGLVGYGPHHARVFETQPCIYPTFTKAKNLAMAYQFEKKDVRPYQPLPTEQWGWIRHFDNLDVVQVRTKNFMATVTGYRYKDQKAGSKSKYMFRPNGGTLSYLWVEGHGALQVSSVTEYSRPEPMSFPEAPGVKCLSPQIAYRDSLGYFTNLFESDARLATATLDNGSFRVQAHGELKNRDWINGGVAYALTYTFADDFVEKKVVLTYHDAFPTVVITEPFVMQPGMKVSLINDRIVTLQGGKKHFVFTTMEGDARIITGRDADHYWTPYPAIRAFPVEIEIAPPKKGFTQTVTYRIALK; from the coding sequence ATGAAGAAGGAGTATGCCGCCACGTTGTTACAACTTTCGGGGACACTGTTGGCTTTGCAGACAGATGAGAAGGAACCGGCCAACTGCGGTGCCTTGGTCTGTAAAAGTTGCCATGTGCTGCATACAAGGGCCGCAGAGGCAGTATACCCTTTTGCGGTTTCCTACATGATTACGGGCGAACAGCGCTATTTGAAAGCAGCGCGGAATGCGGCATCCTGGCTGATCAGCCAGCAGCAACCCGACGGAAGCTGGAAAGAAACGCCCGAAGAATGGACCGGAACCACCACCGACCAGCTGCTGATGTTATTGCTGGCATACGATGCCATTTCCGGTGAACTTACGGAACACGAGAAAACCTCATGGAACACAGCAATGGTCAAAGCAGCGGACTATCTTTACAAGGTAATGAAGCCCGAATTTGCGAGCATAAACTACGTAGCAACAACTACCGTCACGCTTGCCAAAGCGCACCGGCTGACAGGAACAGAACGCTATCTCACACGTGCCCGGGAACTGGCCCGCCGGACAGTTTCAAAAATGGATGAAAAGGGGTTTATCAATGGAGAGGGCGGAAGGGGAGTGGGCGCTAAGCTGGGTATTGACCTTGGGTACGAAATGGAAATGTCGCTATGGGGGCTGGGACTCTACGCCAAAACAACAGGCGATACGCTGGTGAGCAACCGGGTACGGGATGCATTAAAAACACATCTCAGTTTTATTTATCCGGATGGGTCCATGGATAATTCGTGGGGTATCCGGTCCAATAAGTGGACCATGTATGGTGGTGCAACTTCGGATGGGTGCCAGGCATTGTTTGCGCTTTATGCGGATGAAGATCAGCGTTATGCCAGTGCGTCCTACAAGAACCTGCTTTTTTTGAGGTCCAATATCCTGCCCGGCGGCCTGGTGGGTTACGGGCCACACCACGCCCGTGTCTTTGAAACGCAGCCCTGCATATATCCGACTTTTACCAAAGCAAAAAACCTGGCGATGGCTTATCAGTTTGAGAAAAAGGATGTCAGGCCCTATCAGCCATTACCGACGGAACAGTGGGGGTGGATCAGGCATTTTGATAACCTGGATGTTGTGCAGGTGCGGACAAAGAACTTCATGGCAACCGTCACCGGCTACCGCTACAAGGACCAAAAAGCAGGTTCAAAAAGCAAATATATGTTCCGGCCCAATGGAGGAACCCTGTCGTACCTTTGGGTGGAAGGGCATGGTGCCTTGCAGGTGTCGAGTGTAACGGAGTATTCTCGCCCGGAGCCAATGAGCTTTCCAGAAGCCCCCGGCGTAAAATGTCTGTCGCCTCAGATCGCCTACCGCGATTCATTGGGATACTTCACCAATTTGTTTGAATCCGATGCCCGTTTGGCCACGGCAACTTTGGACAACGGCAGTTTTCGTGTGCAAGCTCATGGAGAACTGAAGAACCGGGACTGGATCAATGGCGGAGTTGCCTATGCGCTTACCTACACTTTTGCCGATGACTTTGTGGAAAAGAAAGTGGTACTTACTTACCACGATGCTTTTCCAACGGTGGTCATTACCGAGCCTTTTGTGATGCAGCCGGGAATGAAAGTAAGCTTGATAAATGACAGGATAGTTACGCTTCAAGGGGGCAAGAAACATTTTGTGTTTACAACCATGGAGGGAGATGCCAGGATTATTACCGGCAGGGACGCGGATCATTACTGGACGCCCTATCCGGCCATCAGGGCGTTCCCGGTGGAGATCGAAATTGCCCCGCCTAAAAAGGGTTTCACACAAACGGTAACTTACCGTATTGCGCTGAAGTAA
- a CDS encoding LacI family DNA-binding transcriptional regulator → MEGKEDNALIGVKEIARRANVSLGTVDRVINNRAGVAVKTRNRVNAIIQELNYQPNVLARRLALTSRGTLRVAVLLPDISEETEYWKAPLEGINKADLEIRQYGVQVEYYFFDQNVQSVFAEQVDRIMENAPDGVLITPTFEKESIALMKFCKRKKIPCVLMNSDIPEQQRLCYIGPELFDSGYLSGQLVHYCLKPGQKAMIVNIAREIENNVAILRKEDGFMAYFREKLSEEQLVHLNMRDTGYAAVAGRLTGLLEEHPQIGIIYVTNSRVSLVAEWLESIERSDIVLIGYDYLDKNLDYLKRGIIDFLLCEKPQEQGYRGVMSLFQYLIFSATVQEDYLIPIDIVTSANYRYYRN, encoded by the coding sequence GTGGAAGGAAAAGAAGATAACGCATTGATCGGAGTCAAGGAAATTGCGAGACGGGCCAACGTTTCGCTCGGGACCGTGGACCGGGTGATCAACAACAGAGCCGGAGTGGCGGTAAAAACCAGGAACCGAGTTAACGCAATTATCCAGGAACTTAATTATCAGCCAAACGTACTCGCCAGAAGGCTTGCGCTGACATCCAGAGGTACTCTTCGGGTGGCAGTTTTGTTGCCCGACATTTCGGAGGAAACGGAGTATTGGAAGGCTCCGCTCGAAGGTATCAATAAAGCGGATCTGGAGATCAGGCAGTATGGCGTGCAGGTGGAATATTACTTTTTTGACCAGAATGTTCAATCTGTTTTTGCGGAACAGGTGGACCGGATTATGGAAAATGCTCCTGATGGCGTGCTGATCACCCCCACGTTTGAGAAAGAGTCTATAGCGCTGATGAAATTCTGTAAAAGGAAAAAAATTCCCTGCGTTCTGATGAACTCGGATATCCCCGAACAGCAACGGCTTTGTTATATAGGGCCGGAGCTTTTTGATAGCGGGTACCTTTCCGGACAACTGGTTCATTATTGCCTGAAACCGGGGCAGAAAGCCATGATCGTCAACATTGCCCGGGAGATCGAAAACAACGTGGCTATTCTGCGGAAAGAAGACGGGTTTATGGCCTACTTCAGAGAAAAACTTTCTGAGGAGCAGCTCGTGCACCTCAATATGCGGGATACCGGTTATGCTGCCGTAGCCGGCAGGCTCACGGGACTGCTGGAGGAACATCCGCAAATTGGTATTATCTATGTAACGAATTCGAGGGTGTCGCTGGTGGCAGAATGGCTGGAATCTATTGAAAGAAGTGATATCGTGCTCATTGGATACGATTATCTCGACAAAAATCTGGACTATCTCAAAAGGGGGATTATTGACTTCCTATTGTGCGAGAAACCACAGGAGCAGGGGTACCGCGGTGTGATGTCACTTTTTCAGTATCTGATATTCTCTGCAACCGTACAGGAAGACTATCTCATTCCGATAGACATTGTTACCAGCGCCAATTACAGATATTATAGAAATTAA
- a CDS encoding endonuclease/exonuclease/phosphatase family protein has product MIWKSITRKRFLNLAALASLAFFSSGFDPGKIPERSLSFRLQSPGALPDTTAGAFSVLTYNIAGLPEMISSATTRRAPSIAAIGRKLNAFDVVNVQEDFNYNRYLYNGGNAHPFRTQTKGSVLFGDGLNTLSRYPVHHVRRISWNDCTGADCLTPKGFTYSRLEIARNVFVDLYNVHANAYNHLAAAAARRSNMNQLSDFIRKNSRGQAVIVMGDLNAHYSYSYDNVHQLLANNHLTDAWVMLVNHDHLPQPVQKLPESQILRMNSRSESIDKILYRSNDRIQLNISEYNLNNQLFNDKNGTPLSDHHPVSLRFSWKLQDKKLLAAY; this is encoded by the coding sequence ATGATCTGGAAGTCTATCACCAGAAAAAGATTTCTAAACCTGGCAGCCTTGGCCTCACTCGCATTTTTCTCCTCCGGATTTGACCCCGGCAAGATACCTGAAAGATCTCTCAGCTTTCGTCTTCAATCCCCCGGGGCACTACCGGATACCACTGCTGGTGCATTTTCGGTACTCACCTACAACATTGCCGGTTTACCGGAAATGATTTCCAGCGCAACTACCAGACGTGCTCCCAGTATTGCAGCTATCGGAAGGAAACTGAATGCGTTTGATGTCGTTAATGTTCAGGAGGATTTCAACTATAATCGGTATCTGTACAATGGAGGAAATGCTCACCCTTTTCGAACACAAACCAAAGGGAGTGTTCTGTTTGGCGACGGGTTGAATACCTTATCGAGGTACCCCGTACACCATGTCAGAAGAATATCCTGGAATGATTGTACCGGAGCCGACTGCCTGACGCCCAAAGGTTTCACTTATTCCCGCCTGGAAATTGCCCGAAATGTATTTGTAGATCTGTATAATGTCCACGCGAACGCCTATAACCATCTGGCGGCTGCGGCAGCCCGGCGCAGCAATATGAACCAGCTTTCCGACTTTATCAGAAAAAACTCAAGAGGCCAGGCCGTGATCGTCATGGGCGATTTGAATGCCCATTATAGTTACTCTTACGACAACGTTCATCAATTACTGGCAAACAATCACCTAACAGATGCCTGGGTGATGCTGGTGAATCATGACCATTTACCGCAACCGGTTCAGAAACTTCCGGAGAGTCAGATACTGCGAATGAACAGCCGGTCGGAATCCATAGATAAAATCCTGTACCGCAGTAATGACCGGATACAGCTGAATATCTCCGAATACAATCTTAATAATCAATTATTTAATGACAAAAACGGAACGCCGCTATCCGATCATCACCCGGTTAGTCTCCGGTTTTCCTGGAAGTTACAGGATAAAAAACTGCTGGCCGCTTATTGA
- a CDS encoding ABC transporter permease produces the protein MFQNYFKIAVRNLWKHRLFSLINILGLGLAMGFCFLQLMQVQSTFEKDSFHPYPDRTYRIITDATAKDHSVYALASSPMPLAEKLSGEQSIIENSARVIRNFGGNMKNGIKTLRVNGMYVDPSYFDIFGFKLASGKPCLEPRTVVLSPEMAERFFGEADPVGQTLVHADLGIFTVSGVFASIEPFTSHLQSDLVVSMSTYQEFDKNATAQNWQDYNTYTFVLVTKGTGQAALNQMLRKVAMESNRSIQFKDVKSQSFRSQLLEDIPLDREGLRDNPYVEPIWKIGVSWLVPLIVILLAGFNYVNLTLTRSLSRGREVGVRKVAGAKRWQLISQFLVETIVIAFLSLGVGYFGLELFQSYVHVRWLHYEVENTVVMWLIFIAFTLFTGILAGLLPARILSSYEPAQIIKGEMAPSGVGKIGFRKSLVVIQFVVALVFMTFTGISNSQFDYMATDNENFNRKGIFNIPVTPTDFRILVTEIAELADVRKVGVASATLSEGAGQAKISNIGEKGQKLVPQDTYIYAADANFIDNMKLKFIAGGNLPETSGDTTGHFVVINERASKVLGYNNPAELVGQTIRLNETEVQVAGVVRNFCFMRYELPVAPLVFAYDPREIKVLSLMVADGADNKSIEAALGKIWKRLHPRESFVYSWYEEQLYEDYAEGGDQRFTGVIVFIVFMIAGMGLLGMVSYTTEKRTKEVGVRKVMGASVAQIMFLLSSGFVKLILIASAIAMPLGYFLGGLFLRIFTYHVPLGPAVFVKCLTSLTLIGLITIGVQAYRTAMTNPAKTLRAD, from the coding sequence ATGTTTCAGAACTACTTCAAAATCGCGGTAAGAAATCTTTGGAAACACAGGCTTTTTTCACTCATTAACATACTGGGGCTGGGCCTGGCAATGGGGTTTTGCTTCCTCCAGCTAATGCAGGTACAAAGTACTTTTGAAAAAGATTCTTTTCATCCCTATCCCGACCGTACCTACCGGATCATCACAGACGCCACCGCGAAGGATCATTCAGTGTATGCACTGGCTTCATCGCCCATGCCACTAGCGGAAAAGCTCTCCGGCGAGCAAAGTATTATTGAAAACTCGGCCAGGGTAATACGCAACTTTGGAGGAAATATGAAAAACGGTATTAAAACCCTTCGGGTGAATGGAATGTATGTCGATCCGTCGTATTTTGACATTTTTGGATTTAAGCTGGCGAGCGGCAAACCCTGCCTTGAACCGCGTACTGTGGTACTATCTCCCGAAATGGCGGAGCGTTTTTTTGGAGAAGCGGATCCTGTGGGCCAGACACTCGTACATGCTGATCTCGGCATTTTCACGGTTTCAGGTGTTTTTGCTTCAATCGAACCGTTTACCAGTCATTTACAGTCCGACCTCGTGGTTTCCATGTCTACCTATCAGGAATTCGACAAAAATGCTACGGCGCAAAATTGGCAGGACTATAATACCTACACATTTGTACTGGTGACAAAAGGTACCGGACAGGCCGCATTGAATCAGATGTTAAGGAAGGTCGCGATGGAAAGCAACAGGAGTATTCAATTTAAAGATGTAAAAAGCCAATCATTCAGAAGCCAGCTACTGGAGGATATTCCTTTGGACAGGGAGGGCTTGCGTGATAATCCGTATGTAGAGCCAATATGGAAAATAGGCGTTAGTTGGCTTGTTCCATTGATTGTCATTTTGCTGGCAGGCTTTAATTACGTGAACCTGACGTTGACGCGCTCGTTAAGCCGCGGGCGGGAGGTAGGCGTACGGAAGGTTGCCGGTGCCAAACGCTGGCAGCTGATTTCACAGTTTCTGGTCGAGACGATTGTCATTGCGTTTCTTTCACTGGGTGTAGGATATTTCGGTCTCGAACTTTTCCAATCCTATGTGCATGTACGCTGGCTTCATTATGAGGTGGAAAATACCGTGGTTATGTGGTTGATTTTCATTGCTTTTACTCTGTTTACAGGTATCCTGGCGGGTCTGTTGCCGGCAAGAATCCTGTCGTCCTACGAACCTGCGCAGATTATCAAAGGGGAGATGGCACCTTCCGGTGTAGGAAAAATCGGTTTTCGTAAATCACTGGTGGTTATCCAGTTCGTGGTAGCGCTTGTTTTTATGACCTTCACCGGTATCTCAAACAGCCAGTTTGACTACATGGCTACCGACAATGAAAATTTTAACAGAAAGGGGATTTTTAATATCCCGGTAACACCCACCGATTTCAGGATTTTAGTCACGGAAATAGCAGAACTGGCAGATGTCAGGAAAGTGGGTGTGGCATCGGCTACGCTGAGCGAAGGGGCGGGGCAGGCCAAAATCAGTAACATTGGGGAAAAAGGACAAAAGTTGGTACCACAGGACACCTATATTTATGCAGCCGACGCCAATTTTATCGACAATATGAAGTTGAAATTTATTGCAGGCGGAAATCTGCCCGAAACGTCCGGTGATACAACGGGGCATTTTGTAGTCATTAACGAACGTGCATCAAAGGTCCTCGGATACAATAATCCCGCAGAGCTTGTAGGGCAAACCATTCGGCTCAACGAAACGGAGGTTCAGGTGGCGGGCGTGGTCCGGAATTTTTGCTTCATGCGGTATGAGCTGCCTGTGGCACCGCTGGTCTTTGCCTATGATCCCAGGGAAATTAAAGTTTTGTCACTAATGGTTGCAGACGGGGCTGATAACAAAAGCATAGAAGCAGCTTTGGGTAAGATATGGAAAAGATTACATCCCCGGGAGTCATTTGTGTATTCGTGGTACGAGGAGCAGCTTTATGAGGATTATGCAGAAGGAGGAGATCAACGTTTTACCGGTGTAATTGTATTTATTGTTTTTATGATAGCGGGAATGGGTTTGCTGGGCATGGTAAGTTATACTACCGAAAAACGCACCAAGGAAGTAGGTGTTCGGAAGGTAATGGGTGCCAGCGTTGCCCAAATTATGTTCCTTTTGTCGTCCGGTTTTGTGAAACTGATATTGATTGCCTCTGCCATAGCCATGCCGCTTGGTTATTTTTTGGGAGGGCTTTTCCTTCGGATCTTTACTTATCATGTGCCTCTGGGCCCCGCCGTTTTTGTTAAATGTCTTACCAGTTTGACCCTGATAGGTCTGATCACCATAGGAGTTCAGGCATACCGCACCGCCATGACCAATCCGGCCAAGACGCTCAGAGCGGACTGA
- a CDS encoding Rha family transcriptional regulator, with product MTGKQHSHVLRDCDILNENYDRLGLSKIGSSLFVNEQSREFREMTLAKMQTMDLMTGYNIELRIQVNRRWEEPENQLPQTFAEALMLATKQARLSTDVLYEVP from the coding sequence TTGACTGGAAAACAACATTCCCATGTGCTGAGAGATTGTGACATTCTCAACGAAAATTACGACAGGTTAGGACTATCAAAAATTGGATCATCCCTTTTCGTAAATGAACAGAGTAGAGAATTCAGGGAAATGACGCTCGCCAAAATGCAGACTATGGACCTGATGACCGGGTACAATATCGAACTTAGGATCCAGGTAAATCGTCGCTGGGAAGAGCCAGAAAACCAACTCCCGCAGACTTTTGCCGAAGCATTGATGCTTGCTACAAAGCAGGCCAGACTATCCACAGATGTCCTCTATGAAGTTCCTTAA
- a CDS encoding DUF805 domain-containing protein: MFKKPFSFDGRIGRTEYCLSYFGYFAILVVLGATFPNTDMANLLQLILLIPLIWFLLAQGAKRCHDRGNFGGFQIIPFYLLWMMFAPGDPGENEYGPSPKQPAEQRV, encoded by the coding sequence ATGTTCAAAAAACCATTCTCCTTTGACGGGCGCATTGGGCGCACTGAATATTGCCTTTCATACTTTGGATACTTTGCAATCCTAGTCGTTCTGGGAGCCACTTTCCCGAACACTGACATGGCCAACCTTTTACAACTTATCCTGTTAATACCGTTGATCTGGTTTCTTTTGGCCCAAGGAGCAAAACGATGTCATGACAGAGGTAATTTTGGAGGGTTCCAAATAATTCCTTTCTATCTCCTCTGGATGATGTTTGCGCCAGGCGATCCGGGAGAAAACGAGTATGGGCCAAGCCCGAAGCAGCCGGCAGAGCAACGAGTTTGA
- a CDS encoding DUF805 domain-containing protein, whose product MSENPFSFDGRIRRTEYCLSYIGYYVIQFTLQYLLIDVEMGVLILAACFIPLVWFSLAQGAKRCHDIGNSGWFQLIPLYFLWMMFAPGHPGRNKYGPSPKQPT is encoded by the coding sequence ATGTCCGAAAACCCCTTCTCATTCGACGGCCGTATCAGGCGTACCGAATATTGTCTTTCTTACATTGGGTACTATGTGATCCAATTTACATTACAGTACCTCCTTATTGATGTTGAAATGGGAGTTCTCATCCTGGCCGCTTGCTTTATCCCCCTTGTTTGGTTTAGCCTTGCGCAGGGTGCAAAAAGATGTCACGACATAGGCAATAGCGGATGGTTCCAACTGATCCCTCTATACTTTCTTTGGATGATGTTCGCTCCGGGCCATCCGGGTAGAAATAAATACGGGCCAAGCCCTAAGCAGCCGACTTGA
- a CDS encoding 3'-5' exonuclease, translating to MYAIVDIETTGGGGAARITEIAIFRHDGREVVDFFHTLINPEIYIPPFITRLTGIDNLMVQDSPTFAEVQDSVRRLTRDAWFVAHNARFDYGFIKREFQAVDEYFQRDLLCTVQLSRKIFPGFKSYSLGNLCESLRISLENRHRAHGDAAATVKLFELLLQNDIHRLIPVDAESGYIG from the coding sequence ATGTATGCAATAGTTGATATAGAGACGACAGGTGGAGGGGGCGCTGCCCGGATTACTGAAATAGCCATATTTCGCCACGATGGACGGGAGGTAGTGGATTTTTTTCACACACTGATTAATCCGGAAATATATATCCCACCGTTTATTACCCGGCTTACCGGGATTGACAACCTGATGGTGCAGGATTCGCCTACATTTGCAGAAGTGCAGGATTCAGTCCGGCGTCTTACCAGGGATGCCTGGTTTGTTGCACACAATGCCCGGTTTGACTATGGCTTTATAAAACGCGAATTTCAGGCAGTTGATGAGTATTTTCAACGGGATCTGCTGTGTACCGTTCAGCTGAGCAGGAAAATATTCCCCGGATTTAAGTCATACAGTCTCGGGAATCTGTGCGAAAGTCTGCGGATTTCGCTTGAAAACAGGCACAGGGCGCACGGAGATGCAGCAGCCACCGTCAAATTGTTCGAATTACTGCTTCAAAATGACATTCACAGGCTCATTCCAGTTGATGCAGAGTCTGGGTATATCGGCTGA
- a CDS encoding energy transducer TonB — protein MIRLHKNRIDLFSKYLQDNHVDPELYNEILDHLACETEERLWEGDSFEKAYEGIISAADSKTLRFLNVEHKHLLAMENSLNDIVFEGRNKLYGAYALRKGYSQTVQRSMILGVTLFLLMVMLPNLYARLTPEPKDSDIRFEIKLEKVDIKPDAFFEPKTPPPPPKEIPNTVKYTVPEVVQDEKVITESVPPVIEDLSKAQPGQETVEGEGATEIIAPPVSSIGESKANITEVLPAKDEVFIHVEQNPEFMGGMSAMASFLQKNLRYPQKASSAGIQGKVFVTFTVGADGQIENVGTIKGIGFGCDEEALRVIKLMPKWNPGKQGGRPVKVKFTMPISFQLDQ, from the coding sequence ATGATACGTCTTCATAAAAATCGAATAGATCTTTTTAGCAAGTACTTGCAGGATAATCACGTAGATCCGGAATTGTACAATGAGATACTGGATCATTTAGCCTGTGAAACCGAAGAACGACTTTGGGAGGGGGACTCCTTTGAGAAAGCTTATGAAGGCATTATTTCAGCGGCAGACTCAAAAACCCTTCGTTTTTTGAATGTTGAACATAAACATCTGTTAGCCATGGAAAACTCTTTAAATGACATCGTTTTTGAAGGACGTAATAAACTTTACGGAGCCTACGCGCTCAGGAAAGGGTATAGTCAAACAGTACAAAGATCTATGATCCTGGGAGTTACGTTGTTTCTTTTGATGGTGATGCTGCCCAATCTCTATGCCCGGCTTACGCCTGAACCCAAGGATTCGGATATCAGATTTGAGATCAAGCTGGAGAAAGTGGATATTAAGCCTGATGCCTTTTTTGAGCCGAAAACTCCGCCGCCGCCACCAAAAGAGATTCCAAATACGGTTAAGTACACGGTGCCGGAAGTGGTCCAGGATGAAAAGGTGATCACAGAAAGCGTGCCTCCGGTGATTGAAGATCTTAGCAAAGCGCAGCCCGGGCAAGAAACGGTGGAAGGGGAAGGTGCCACTGAAATTATAGCTCCACCGGTGTCGTCGATTGGAGAAAGCAAGGCTAATATTACGGAAGTATTGCCGGCAAAGGACGAGGTCTTTATTCACGTTGAGCAAAACCCGGAGTTTATGGGAGGTATGAGCGCTATGGCATCCTTCCTTCAGAAAAATCTAAGATATCCGCAAAAGGCTTCAAGTGCAGGTATTCAGGGAAAGGTATTCGTGACATTCACCGTAGGTGCTGATGGGCAAATTGAGAACGTGGGTACGATAAAAGGAATCGGTTTCGGATGTGATGAAGAAGCGCTGAGGGTGATTAAGCTTATGCCTAAATGGAATCCCGGCAAACAGGGAGGCCGTCCTGTAAAAGTGAAATTCACCATGCCCATCTCGTTTCAGCTGGATCAGTAA
- a CDS encoding PadR family transcriptional regulator, translated as MENNTTSNEYVRGTLKTIVLNLLAEHDRMYGYEITQEVKDRTGGAIALTFGALYPVLHKLEQEGLLITESVEVDGRLRKYYSLTSPGNEVARAKTNDLERFVEAIKLLLAPRSLATD; from the coding sequence ATGGAAAATAACACAACGAGTAACGAATATGTGAGGGGTACGCTCAAAACGATAGTGCTGAATTTACTAGCCGAGCATGACAGGATGTATGGGTATGAAATTACACAGGAAGTGAAGGACCGTACGGGCGGAGCCATAGCATTGACTTTCGGAGCATTATATCCTGTACTCCATAAACTGGAACAGGAAGGATTGCTGATCACCGAGTCGGTGGAGGTGGATGGACGGTTAAGAAAGTACTACTCGCTCACCAGCCCGGGTAATGAGGTTGCGCGTGCCAAGACAAATGACCTGGAAAGGTTTGTGGAGGCTATCAAACTATTGCTGGCGCCCAGGAGCCTCGCAACAGACTAG
- a CDS encoding Lrp/AsnC ligand binding domain-containing protein has translation MQKYSDIDSTDLRILSLLIENAALPYTEIGKRVFVSGGTVHVRMKKLEQMGIVKGSQLVIDPAKLGWDISAFLGIYLDKSSLYEQVAVELEKIPEVVNIHYTTGIYSIFTKIVCRDTGHLREILHDKIQKVSGIQRTETFISLEERINRSIPLAEV, from the coding sequence ATGCAAAAATATTCAGATATTGATAGTACTGATCTAAGGATTCTGTCTCTGTTAATTGAAAATGCGGCATTGCCTTATACAGAGATAGGAAAGAGAGTTTTTGTTTCCGGCGGGACGGTCCACGTCCGAATGAAAAAACTGGAACAGATGGGAATTGTAAAGGGTTCTCAGCTTGTTATCGATCCGGCTAAGCTTGGTTGGGATATCAGTGCTTTTCTGGGAATTTACCTGGACAAAAGTTCATTATATGAGCAGGTCGCGGTAGAACTCGAAAAAATCCCGGAAGTCGTCAATATTCATTATACAACAGGTATTTACAGTATTTTTACCAAAATCGTTTGTCGGGATACCGGGCATCTACGGGAAATCCTGCACGATAAAATTCAGAAAGTGAGTGGTATCCAGCGTACAGAAACCTTTATCTCACTGGAGGAAAGAATCAACAGGTCTATCCCGCTGGCGGAAGTATAG
- a CDS encoding DUF6268 family outer membrane beta-barrel protein: MAPSKWLTIRHTHAPGKVYRFPGAGTKTFTQEEYFFRAWLPVIHKEKVSVILGPHYRTEQWEMKSSGENPISHMSDWKLRSFGLDLRSLVKLDSSSWLVLTSHISKSGNFGELTARQIPFNYTFSSAFLKRLSPDKEIGAGVMVNRSFKLTVLPVLLFNYNFSENAGLEMILPQRISFRRNLSPSDIIYLKGEAVTRTYYLRQVSATDPGVCRRVDVDLGLSYNRRLGNYAGFEVFGGYRTNLTNKLVEGASPVKTSGLTATVELYVQPPKFKRKK, encoded by the coding sequence ATGGCGCCGTCCAAATGGCTCACGATCAGACATACACATGCCCCTGGCAAAGTATATCGTTTCCCGGGAGCAGGAACCAAGACTTTCACACAGGAGGAGTATTTTTTCAGAGCCTGGTTACCGGTAATTCATAAAGAAAAGGTTTCGGTAATACTCGGGCCGCATTACCGTACCGAGCAATGGGAGATGAAAAGCAGCGGTGAAAATCCGATCAGCCACATGTCTGACTGGAAATTACGCTCTTTTGGGCTCGACCTGAGATCGCTCGTGAAGCTGGACAGCAGCTCCTGGCTTGTTTTAACATCACACATCAGTAAAAGCGGCAATTTCGGCGAACTAACCGCCAGGCAGATACCTTTTAACTATACCTTTTCTTCCGCATTTCTGAAAAGGCTTTCTCCTGATAAGGAAATTGGAGCTGGTGTGATGGTTAACCGGAGTTTTAAGCTCACGGTGTTGCCGGTGTTGCTTTTTAACTACAATTTTTCAGAAAATGCAGGTCTGGAAATGATTCTTCCCCAGCGAATTTCCTTCCGCAGAAATCTTTCTCCTTCCGACATTATTTACCTGAAAGGCGAGGCTGTTACCCGCACCTATTATCTCAGGCAGGTGTCCGCCACAGACCCCGGCGTTTGCCGGAGGGTAGATGTTGACCTTGGCTTGTCTTACAACCGCAGGCTGGGGAATTACGCTGGCTTCGAGGTTTTTGGCGGATATCGTACCAATCTTACCAACAAACTCGTAGAGGGAGCTTCGCCTGTGAAAACATCTGGCCTGACAGCTACAGTAGAGTTATACGTACAGCCGCCAAAGTTCAAAAGGAAAAAATAA